The following are encoded together in the Scytonema millei VB511283 genome:
- a CDS encoding winged helix-turn-helix transcriptional regulator, with protein MWDLPRCAMRKGYGQFCPVAKAAEVIGDRWNLLVLREMLYGNRYFNDISRGVPLMSRALLVQRLKELEKLGIVVSHEKETGQGYEYVLTPAGEALRPIIEAMGVWAQQWGSEQIAPEDLDDALLIWGMRRRINLEAIPSQKIVLQFDFRGLTKGRKTHRSWWMIFEDGEVDMCQKDPGFEVDVLISADLSAFTHVWMGYTHLNLALKQGTICFEGDRDLVRQIPTWLYLNGEWRYGMGIDRSAAQLMQANKCVAMECNETVGA; from the coding sequence ATGTGGGATCTTCCTAGATGTGCTATGAGAAAGGGATATGGGCAATTCTGTCCGGTAGCAAAGGCAGCTGAAGTAATTGGCGATCGCTGGAACCTACTGGTACTGCGAGAGATGCTGTATGGCAATCGCTACTTCAACGACATCAGTCGCGGCGTGCCATTGATGTCGCGTGCGCTCCTAGTTCAACGACTCAAAGAACTTGAGAAATTGGGGATTGTCGTTAGCCATGAAAAAGAGACTGGTCAAGGATATGAGTACGTTCTCACACCTGCCGGAGAAGCCCTGCGACCCATCATTGAGGCAATGGGGGTTTGGGCGCAACAATGGGGGAGCGAACAAATTGCCCCAGAAGACTTGGATGATGCCCTATTGATATGGGGTATGAGACGACGAATCAATCTTGAGGCGATACCCTCTCAAAAAATAGTGCTCCAGTTTGACTTTCGTGGGTTAACCAAAGGGCGCAAAACTCATCGCAGTTGGTGGATGATATTCGAGGATGGAGAGGTGGATATGTGTCAAAAAGATCCAGGCTTTGAAGTGGATGTCTTAATATCAGCCGATCTGAGTGCTTTCACCCATGTCTGGATGGGCTATACTCACCTGAATCTTGCCCTGAAGCAAGGGACAATTTGTTTTGAGGGCGATCGCGATCTCGTGCGTCAGATCCCAACCTGGCTATATCTCAATGGAGAATGGCGTTATGGTATGGGCATCGATCGCTCCGCCGCACAGTTGATGCAGGCTAACAAGTGCGTTGCAATGGAATGTAATGAAACTGTCGGTGCGTAG
- a CDS encoding nuclear transport factor 2 family protein, with protein sequence MKLDLRHAKARLYGVAFAILVGIAIVLISIEVFAGIPTHIPTQMNVSHSSPAGGKATPPEQIRIIVRQARDSWVNGDADAFAALFTPDGELIVPGQKWVGKDAIRKAAADFTTYASNVKIDIRQIIIEGDRAAVEWYWEDTEKASGRRNRADDAIIADFVAGKIKRWREYIDSKTPENS encoded by the coding sequence ATGAAGCTCGATTTACGTCATGCTAAAGCAAGATTGTACGGGGTGGCATTCGCGATTCTGGTTGGAATTGCTATTGTTTTAATTAGCATCGAAGTATTTGCAGGCATACCCACACATATACCCACACAGATGAATGTCAGTCATTCCAGCCCAGCAGGGGGAAAAGCAACCCCTCCAGAACAGATCCGCATAATTGTGCGTCAAGCGAGAGATAGTTGGGTCAATGGAGATGCAGATGCTTTCGCTGCTTTGTTTACTCCTGATGGCGAGTTGATTGTCCCAGGACAAAAATGGGTAGGTAAAGATGCCATTCGCAAAGCAGCCGCAGACTTTACGACTTATGCATCCAACGTCAAAATTGACATTCGTCAAATAATTATTGAAGGCGATCGCGCTGCCGTAGAGTGGTATTGGGAAGATACAGAAAAAGCTTCAGGTCGTCGCAACCGAGCAGACGATGCCATTATTGCCGATTTTGTCGCAGGCAAAATTAAGCGCTGGCGCGAATATATCGACAGTAAAACGCCAGAAAATAGTTGA
- a CDS encoding fused MFS/spermidine synthase — protein MYQKSLIPKKVEFVGAIPALFIIYFLSGFTALLYQVVWQRMLGLFSGSDVRSVTIVVASYLLGLGVGGWLGGWISDRLSNRQAVQIYGCCNFGIAIFAVCSRFLFYDLLFLQGKSLAQSPAMMLAIVFVSLLIPTTLMGVSLPLVTKATSRHAEGAAVRIGLLYGLNTLGSGLGTLVSGWYIIGTFGYEKTVYFGAILSAVVGIVAWSISRQFQPNRPVLVASNTANGSLRSRSLWQWCFLVFLSGFAAISLEIIWFRVLDTVLQSIAYTYAHLLAFILVGNALGSIAGAATIRFIRQPRKVFFAIQAGIAAYALISIWLISIYYQSHPTDLRTDIGYIDLNNITSIVIFRYVVIPSVMLVLPNFWLGFYFPLVQKAVQTEDSQIGQRVGFIQVANILGNTTGSLLTGLVLLDKFGTAGSLRFIAWLGLGFALLCFNLRKDKLTSTLAIALAVIIAVFPNNTRLWAALHGIPPAQYFLAAEDSTGVAAVTEVNGQGTLLASGQAQASFPYMQVHALLGSLPALIHPHPAQVIIIGLGSGGTAHTAGVNPATRQIKVVELLGAELTILRQYAQTPNGQPLKYLFEDPRYQFIVGDGRQELELSQHQFDIIEADAIYPWRSRAGMLYSQEFFQAVRSHLAPGGMFVEWNVGLGTAQTFRSVFPYVMQLSMSGDLHVLIGSDRPLDFNRQQLLTKLEDTAVLNFLAKASVNVAAIRQDVKAAQVNFYSHAKDGQPQPINTDLFPRSEYYLNQGKL, from the coding sequence ATGTATCAAAAATCTCTTATTCCCAAAAAAGTTGAATTTGTGGGGGCGATCCCTGCCCTATTTATTATTTATTTTCTCTCAGGGTTTACAGCGCTGCTTTATCAGGTGGTATGGCAGCGAATGCTGGGGTTGTTTTCTGGATCTGACGTGCGATCGGTAACGATTGTAGTTGCCTCTTATTTGTTAGGACTGGGTGTAGGTGGCTGGCTGGGTGGCTGGATTAGCGATCGCCTCAGTAATCGTCAGGCAGTACAAATCTATGGTTGCTGCAATTTTGGCATTGCTATTTTTGCTGTTTGCAGCCGCTTTTTATTTTACGACTTGCTGTTTTTGCAAGGAAAATCTTTGGCACAATCTCCAGCAATGATGTTGGCGATCGTGTTTGTCAGTTTATTAATTCCTACTACTTTAATGGGCGTGTCTCTGCCTCTAGTAACGAAAGCAACTAGCCGTCATGCAGAGGGCGCAGCAGTTCGGATTGGTCTGCTCTACGGTTTAAATACACTCGGTTCGGGGCTGGGAACGCTCGTTTCTGGTTGGTATATTATCGGGACTTTTGGATACGAAAAAACAGTTTATTTCGGTGCAATTCTAAGTGCTGTGGTGGGAATTGTTGCCTGGTCTATTTCTCGTCAATTTCAGCCAAATCGTCCTGTATTAGTTGCATCAAATACGGCAAATGGATCGCTGCGATCGCGTTCTCTATGGCAGTGGTGCTTTTTGGTTTTTCTTTCCGGTTTTGCCGCAATTTCTTTAGAGATTATTTGGTTTCGAGTTTTAGATACAGTACTGCAATCGATCGCCTATACTTACGCCCATCTCCTAGCATTTATTCTCGTTGGTAATGCCTTAGGTAGCATCGCAGGAGCAGCAACAATTCGATTTATTCGTCAACCTCGAAAAGTCTTTTTTGCGATTCAAGCTGGTATAGCTGCCTATGCGCTAATTTCTATTTGGCTGATTAGCATTTACTACCAATCTCATCCGACAGATTTACGCACGGATATTGGCTACATTGACTTAAATAACATTACTTCTATTGTCATTTTCAGATATGTAGTTATACCCTCGGTCATGCTCGTATTGCCTAATTTCTGGCTTGGTTTTTATTTTCCGTTAGTACAGAAAGCCGTACAAACAGAAGATAGCCAAATTGGACAGCGAGTCGGTTTCATTCAAGTTGCAAATATCTTGGGTAATACTACAGGTAGCCTGCTGACGGGATTAGTGCTGTTGGATAAGTTCGGTACGGCAGGTTCCTTGCGATTCATTGCATGGTTAGGACTGGGATTTGCCCTGCTATGTTTCAATCTCAGGAAAGACAAGCTGACGAGTACGCTGGCGATCGCCCTGGCTGTCATAATTGCTGTATTTCCCAATAATACCCGTCTTTGGGCTGCTCTACATGGCATTCCACCCGCACAATATTTCCTAGCTGCCGAAGATTCGACAGGTGTAGCCGCCGTGACTGAGGTAAACGGACAAGGGACTTTACTCGCTAGCGGACAAGCACAAGCCAGTTTCCCTTACATGCAAGTCCACGCACTGCTAGGTAGTTTACCCGCACTGATTCATCCCCACCCCGCCCAAGTCATAATTATTGGTCTGGGTTCGGGGGGGACAGCTCATACAGCAGGAGTCAACCCTGCAACTCGGCAGATCAAAGTGGTAGAGTTACTGGGAGCTGAGTTGACAATTTTGCGTCAATATGCTCAAACTCCTAACGGTCAACCGCTCAAATATCTATTTGAAGACCCGCGTTATCAATTTATTGTCGGTGACGGACGGCAAGAGCTGGAACTATCCCAACACCAATTTGACATCATTGAAGCCGATGCGATCTATCCCTGGCGATCGCGAGCTGGTATGCTCTACTCGCAAGAATTTTTTCAAGCCGTGCGATCGCACCTCGCCCCTGGTGGTATGTTTGTGGAGTGGAACGTAGGCTTAGGCACAGCACAGACATTCCGCAGCGTATTCCCTTACGTGATGCAGTTAAGCATGAGCGGCGATTTACACGTTTTAATTGGTAGCGATCGCCCCCTTGACTTCAATCGACAACAGCTATTAACTAAACTAGAGGATACGGCTGTATTGAATTTTTTAGCAAAAGCAAGCGTTAATGTTGCAGCAATTCGTCAAGATGTCAAGGCTGCTCAGGTAAATTTCTACTCCCACGCCAAAGACGGTCAACCTCAACCCATAAATACAGATTTATTCCCGCGATCGGAATATTATTTGAATCAGGGTAAGTTGTAA
- a CDS encoding Ycf66 family protein: protein MLAYILALAVAIGSLGIYLAAFFFPEIGRKNDIYWSGVGLFYALVLWVCAKQITGGLLLGQVAGVVLLGWYAFQTLQLRRQLTPQQQQTAVPSAAQVKSSVQEQVTKISPLQKLSQFGKKATSKATAAKEQLKPKSDIKEVPTPLVESTPTVEIVDNRTPTAVETTESASTFEEKIASEVEVIPPTENALEVEVSPPTENAIVDRQAQPNPEIVAATPVETTQLEESTTTETETESSSEDEISQLHRPDPPSPELVEAAIEDAEEKHQPASPPETDEKS from the coding sequence ATGCTTGCATACATCCTTGCGTTAGCTGTTGCTATTGGTAGTCTTGGCATCTACTTAGCCGCCTTTTTCTTCCCAGAAATCGGTCGCAAAAACGATATCTATTGGAGCGGCGTAGGGTTGTTCTATGCTTTAGTCTTATGGGTATGTGCCAAGCAAATTACAGGAGGACTCCTATTAGGTCAAGTTGCTGGAGTCGTATTACTGGGTTGGTATGCGTTCCAAACTCTACAGTTACGCCGCCAATTAACCCCTCAACAGCAACAAACAGCAGTCCCTAGCGCAGCACAGGTAAAAAGCAGCGTTCAAGAGCAAGTCACCAAAATCTCACCCCTACAAAAGCTGTCACAGTTTGGCAAGAAAGCAACGAGTAAAGCTACCGCAGCTAAAGAACAGCTAAAACCCAAGAGTGATATTAAGGAAGTTCCGACACCGCTAGTGGAATCTACTCCTACTGTCGAAATTGTCGATAATCGAACCCCTACAGCCGTAGAAACAACGGAGTCAGCGTCTACCTTTGAAGAAAAAATCGCCTCAGAAGTGGAAGTAATTCCTCCAACCGAAAACGCTTTAGAAGTAGAAGTGTCTCCTCCAACCGAAAACGCTATTGTCGATCGCCAAGCTCAACCAAACCCAGAAATTGTAGCGGCTACCCCAGTCGAAACCACCCAACTAGAAGAATCGACTACCACTGAAACTGAAACTGAATCATCTTCAGAGGATGAGATCTCTCAATTACACCGTCCCGATCCCCCCAGTCCCGAATTAGTAGAAGCTGCAATTGAAGATGCAGAAGAAAAGCATCAACCAGCTTCACCACCAGAAACCGACGAGAAGTCGTAA
- a CDS encoding TetR/AcrR family transcriptional regulator gives MRQGKSGCSDRQLSPEKTEAILEGGMKEFLARGYAATSMDRVAIAAKVSKATVYSHFQDKESLFIALIQRLVEQKFQSIFGAADEQILQMTPQVVLRNFANRALDGGINEPQFLNFMRLILGESGRFPQLARAFVRNIEQTAFRSLCHYFANCPHLKLADPEATARIFIGAIVHYMIVQEMLHGRDILPMERDRLIDTLINLIITERAEYP, from the coding sequence ATGAGACAGGGAAAATCTGGATGTAGTGACAGACAGCTCTCTCCAGAGAAAACTGAAGCCATTTTAGAAGGTGGCATGAAAGAGTTTTTGGCTCGCGGTTATGCTGCAACTAGTATGGATCGAGTTGCGATCGCCGCCAAAGTTTCAAAAGCCACGGTTTACAGTCATTTTCAAGACAAGGAAAGCTTGTTTATCGCGCTAATTCAACGTCTGGTCGAGCAAAAATTTCAATCCATCTTTGGCGCAGCGGACGAGCAGATTTTGCAAATGACCCCCCAGGTTGTTCTAAGAAATTTTGCCAATAGAGCATTAGATGGTGGGATAAATGAGCCACAGTTCCTCAACTTTATGCGGCTGATTCTGGGAGAGTCGGGACGATTTCCGCAGTTAGCCCGTGCCTTCGTTCGCAATATCGAGCAAACTGCGTTTAGAAGCCTCTGTCACTATTTTGCAAATTGTCCGCATCTCAAGCTAGCAGACCCAGAAGCAACAGCGCGAATTTTTATCGGGGCGATCGTACATTATATGATCGTGCAGGAAATGTTGCATGGTAGAGATATTTTGCCAATGGAGCGCGATCGCCTAATTGACACATTGATTAATTTAATTATCACCGAGCGAGCCGAATACCCTTAA
- a CDS encoding acyl-CoA dehydrogenase family protein, which yields MLEQQTAPIVQQEGIDWLSLAESLGNQFAAREVEADESDLFVADNIARLKASGLVAAGVPTELGGGGASYTDLCAVLRILGRYSSSTALAFSMHTHQVMVPTWRWHHQNAPVDGLLKRVATEQLVLLSSGGSDWLQSNGTAIKVEGGFLITARKIFASGAPAANLLMTSAVYEDPEIGSTVLHFAVPMNSQGVSIEPTWQAMGMRGTGSHDVVLSNVFVPDAAIVLRRAQGKWHFIFHLISMVAIPLIYSVYVGVAEAVRDRAIQLAMKRHTDEHLCYMVGGLDNELTATKLALEHMISTAVVSQPGFETTNQIMTGRTLVAKAVLNVADLAMEIAGGSAFYRKLGLEKLFRDIQGVRYHPLREEAQRKLSGQLAFGWDTSCL from the coding sequence ATGTTAGAACAACAGACCGCACCGATCGTCCAACAAGAGGGGATAGATTGGCTATCCTTGGCGGAATCATTGGGAAACCAATTTGCTGCCAGAGAAGTCGAAGCCGATGAGAGCGACTTGTTTGTCGCGGATAACATTGCCAGGTTGAAAGCGTCTGGATTGGTGGCAGCAGGTGTCCCGACCGAACTAGGTGGTGGCGGAGCCAGCTATACCGATCTTTGCGCTGTGCTACGGATTTTAGGACGCTATTCCAGTTCAACGGCGCTGGCTTTTTCAATGCATACCCATCAGGTGATGGTACCAACCTGGCGATGGCATCATCAAAATGCTCCAGTCGATGGATTGCTGAAACGGGTGGCGACCGAGCAACTCGTGCTTCTCAGCAGTGGTGGCTCGGATTGGTTACAGAGTAATGGCACGGCGATAAAAGTAGAGGGTGGATTTCTGATTACGGCTCGCAAAATCTTTGCTAGTGGTGCGCCTGCTGCGAATTTATTGATGACCAGTGCCGTTTATGAAGATCCAGAAATAGGTTCTACAGTATTACATTTCGCGGTTCCCATGAATTCCCAAGGCGTTTCAATTGAACCTACCTGGCAAGCGATGGGAATGCGGGGAACGGGTTCCCATGACGTTGTGTTATCTAATGTTTTTGTACCAGATGCGGCAATTGTTTTACGACGAGCACAAGGGAAGTGGCATTTTATCTTTCACCTGATCTCGATGGTGGCGATTCCGTTGATTTATTCTGTTTATGTTGGGGTTGCAGAAGCAGTCCGCGATCGCGCAATTCAACTGGCAATGAAACGCCACACTGACGAACACCTCTGCTACATGGTGGGAGGTTTAGACAATGAATTGACAGCTACAAAGTTAGCACTTGAGCACATGATTTCTACTGCCGTGGTGAGTCAACCTGGCTTTGAGACCACAAATCAAATTATGACAGGACGGACACTGGTTGCCAAAGCGGTACTCAACGTCGCTGATTTGGCGATGGAAATTGCGGGGGGAAGCGCGTTCTATCGCAAGCTGGGTCTGGAAAAATTATTCCGTGACATCCAGGGAGTCCGCTATCATCCTTTGCGGGAGGAAGCGCAGCGCAAGTTGTCGGGTCAACTGGCATTTGGGTGGGATACGTCTTGTTTATAG